The Verrucomicrobiota bacterium genome includes the window CTCCTCATAGTCCTCCGCGATTACCTGCATTCATTGCCAGTAAATGACTCCGGTAATAATACAAGCTCCCGATTCCACTCCCACAAAAAAAAAGGGGGGGGGAACTACCGCTTTACACGCCAACCCTAAGCCAAGGCCTCCGCGTTCCACACAGCATCTGGAAACTATTAACCGTCCTCAAAATAAACCGGCAAAAACCATCCCGCTTTCCACCGATTTTAGAGACTCGTAAAAATCAGATGATCTGACCCAAAGGAACCCAGTTGAAAGAAGTCGGGAAGCGTGAGCACTTGCACGCGCTGGTTGTCGCGTTCGACGACAAATACTTTGTCACCGAGGATGCTGATACCATTGGGCCGATTGAACTGCCCCAGCGCCTGGCCCTGCTCGCCTACTCTTTTTATGAAGGCTCCGGTGAAGGCATCGTAGATCAAAAGAGCATGAGTTCCCTTGGCGGTTAGGATCAACCAGTGCTCGCCGTTGGGTCCATGCCAAGCGGCCAATGAGTCCACGTTGTCCACTTCATTGCGCTCGGTAAAAAACGATTCCTGCACAACTACAGGCTCGAACAGTTTCGCGAATGCGAAGGAATAGGAAACAAGAAGGATTGGAATAAGTAATTTCGATTTCATGTCCTCAGAATAAACCATGCAGGTTATGCAAAACCGGAAAGGATCATGACAAAGTTGTCATTTTTCAACAATCCGTATTCCGTCGCGTGAGCCGAAGCTTGATTCTTTCCCCGAGGTTTTAAATTCACTTCCTTCTCACCCAGACGTCCGGCCAATTACAGTACCCGTAAATCTAGTCACCTTTATTTAAAATGGCGAGAGCCCGATCAACTTCTTTGACCAGATAAGGATCAGGAAAGTCGGTGTTCAACCTGCTTTGAATTTCAACTAAAGCGACCCTTGCGTCATCTGCTTCTTCGGCATGGCGTTTTTGTTGTTCATGAATACGGGCTCGCAGAAGCAGCCAGGAACTTTTCCAACGGGTGTTGGCAATTCCCTTTTCTATTTCTTGAAGCGCGGTTTCGAAATCACCGGCGTCTATCAGCGCTCGGATCCACGCACGGTGTAGAACAATACTGGGGTTTCTTTCACGAGCTTTGGAAAGCGCATCCACTTGTTCTTTATAACGTAACAAATGCCCGAGTGATTCAGCTTCTCCTAAAAACCAATCGATCTCGGGCTGCGGAGAACGCAACGCTGCCCGCCAGGCTTCCAACGCCTCAAAGTGATGATCCTGGCGAGTGAGAATACGCGCCAGCAAAGCATAAACAGGCGTCTTTTCTTGGGCGTGTCCATCCAAGGCAATCCCGTACCGCGTCATCGATTCCGCCTCGTCCAGTCTGTCCAGCTGCAAGAGCGCTTCTGTGCAAGCGATTATGGCAAGACGGGAATCGGGCTCTATTTCCAGAGCCGCCAAACAATCCTCCACCACCGCGTCCCAGTTCCCCAACGACTGGTTTTCAAAGGCCCGGTCGATTAGCAGCCCGGCAGTGGCACCTTGCTCCACCATGCGGTTGTTCAGCGACTCAATAACATGGCCAGGACTGTCGTGTCCGCTGGACCGCGAGACAATCATCATGAATACAAACAAGCCCTTTGGAATCAAGGAATGCTTCATCGCGCACTACCGTTGTTTTCAATCGAGAAAAATTGAAACTCCGCAGTGCTCTTGGCCGGGATGTAAAACCCAACCGGACTTTGAGGAAATTCGGCAAGACCCTGGAGGACAAATTCGATTTCGTCGTTATCCAGTGCGTTTTGAAACTGCACTTCGATAATCCCTCCAATCACTTCAATTTCAGACTCCAGCCACTGGCCGGAACGGACAGTGGCTTTCCGTTCCGCGAGGATCGTTTCTTTCCCATTAACAAAACGGCTCACCCGGATCATTCCAGCCTGAGGATCGAAAAATATGCGGCCGTAATTCTGTAAGTCCTCAAACCCGAAGATGAGTCCGGCTCCTTTATTGTCCGAACCAGACAACCGAAGCTTCGTGCCATATTCAAAGGCAAAAATATTCCAGGGCATATACAAAGCAAAAAGATCTTTTTGCCCGGCCTTGGCTTGTAGCAGCTTTCCGGATTCGTCTATGACCCGAACATCGGACATATCACCCGATACCACTTTCCAGCCTTTCGGAATGGTGCCGATAGACTCTTTGGCGAAGGTTAAACGGATTTCGGTCAGCAAGGATGAATCGTTGATGGGTTGCCAGGGGTTCTTTACGCGCTTCGGAGAAACCCTCCCTTGTTTCACCAGGCTGAAAATATCTCGAATCTGTCCCTGCTTGTTGAGCATAGTGCCGGTGAGGGTGTCATCTTTTATGTCTAAAATAACAGACCCATGCTCCAAAATAATTTCCCTCATCACCGGCATGGTGCCTTCGCGTGATATCCCGGCCCCACCATGCCCGGCCACGATGGAAACCGAACCTTGGTGAGGCTGGAGTCCTTTGCTTTTGCGATAGGCTCCGTCTCCGCCGATACGTCCGTCGCCGTCATCAAGGATTACACCATGGGCTGTGGTCGGAGTGGCGTAGGCGCCGTCCATGAGCATGCTGCGCTCATATATGTGGGAGTGTCCGGTGAGGGTGAGATCTACCCCACCTGATTCCAGAATGGGCATGAAGTTCTCCCGCATTTCGATGAGCTGCTGCTCGCGGTCGCTGTTGTGCGAACCCATGGTATAAGGTGGATGATGCCAGAAGGCGATCATCCATTTGGCCTTGGTCTGTTCCAGATCGGCGCGAAGCCACTGAGCCATGGCGGCATCGGGGCTGCGATCGAGGTCGTGCGAGTCCAGACAGATGAAATGCACTTCATCGATGTCGAAGGAGTAATAAGCCTCGGTGCCGGAAGGAGCACCTCCCACTTCCCCGCGGGTTGGGACGACGTAGGCATCAAAGTAAGGACCGAATCCCGAAATACCTCGCGAAGTATGACCTTCGTGATTTCCCAAAGCAGGCCAACAAACGGTGTTGCGCAGAGTTAGCTGATAAGGGGCAAAAAAGTTATCCTGAAACTCCAGGTCCGTGCCATCGCCATAAGCCATATCTCCTACGTGGATGTAATGATCTACCGCACGTTCAGTCCGGTTTACATAAGCGCGCATGGCATCATGAACCATGGCTTGCTCTTCCTCACCGGTACCCGAATCTCCCACTACCCAGATGCGTATGTCGGTCGCGCTACCAATGCTGCGGTGCGTGACAAAGTAATGATTCTCATCTCCACCTGCCAGCAACTGGTTGCCGTCGTAAGCTGCATAGTAGTATTTGGCGCCTGGTTTAAGCCCGGTTACCTGTGCCTCATATTGGTAAGTGTTGGGAGTCGTCGACGGATCGTGACTGGCTTCCCGGGAGGCTATTTCATCAGCCGGTTCCTTGTAGAGCCGCGGAATGTTGTCCGGGGCATTCACGTCGGCCGAGACGCGGAGAAGAATGGCGTCACCTCTGATTTGCTGGTTCAAGGCGTCGGGCGCATCGCCATAACGTAGCACCGGAGTCGATTCTCCCTCGGTCCGCCAGACCACGACAACCGAGGCTGACGTAGATTGCTGGAGATACGGACCACGTACGAGATCTCCAGCCATTGCCCACAAAGGGAGGTTAAGGGTGAAAGCCAAAGCGATGAAAAATGATCGAATGTGTGTCATGATACAGGGTTAATTATGGGGTTTATGTTGATCGCTATCAAGGGCACTCACTTAAGCGGTATTACGATGATTTTCGATGAAGTTTTGACCACGGGGTCATCGTGTCACGCCACAGAAATGTCTCCAAGAGTCCTGGTTGTTCCGGCTTCGCCACTCGGAACAGGAGGCTGAAACTCGACTGTAGGAGGGGGTTTATCCCCCGATTGTTCGAAGCGACACCAAGCGATCGGGGGATAAACCCCTTCCTACAATTTCGCCTAGAGTTAGCTAGGCCATTGCCACAATCTAAGGCTGATTTCATGTGATTTATAATAATCCCTTCAACTTAGATAAAAGCTGCGACAATAATGACAATTCGGTCATTTTCCAGCAGACCGAAATCATGGCGCTCTTCGATTTTCGGTGGGAAGAAGTTCGAGTAGGTCATTGGGTTTCCCGGCTCTCTTTTTCAGGGAGAACGCATCGTAGAGTTGGCCCGTGGCGGTGTAAGCCTTGTAATGAAGCGCGTCCCCCGCCACGTCGATGACCTGATATAGCTGGGTGTCTTCCGCCAAGCGCACGGCATAGTCGCCCTTGGTGATGGCATACAGTTTAGGCCCGCTGACGGATACCACGTAGACGGTTCCGATCTCCGGATCGTAGGCCTGCTGATACCCGGCCGGGACATTCGATAGATCCGCATCGGCGGCAAGAGCGCCAGTGCGGGCATAGGTGTGGTCGTGCCCACTGAGCACCAGGTCGACGCTGAACTGGTCAAGCACCGGCTTCCACAGCTCGCGCAACTCCCGGTTGTCCCGATCTCCGGCCGGAGAGAAGATGGGATGGTGGAAAGTGAGGATGGTCCATTGATTCGGATTGTTTTCAAGCACCCGGCGCAACCAGGGAATCTGGTTTTCCCTCTGCTGGTTCGAGTCGAGCGAGATGAAGCGGGTGCCTTGATAATCGATATAATAACAGGTTTCCTCAAGGCCCTCGGGCACATCCGCCGGAACGGGAAATGCGAACTGAGGACGCCAGTGACTGCTGACCGTAGGAACTCCTTCATTCTGCAGGCGGTCCGCCAAAGGAGGCCGGTCAAAATCAGTTCCCAGTAGCTCCTGGGCGGAGTAGCCGGTCATGGCGGTTACTCCCTCTCCTGCCTCAACAATCTTGTCATCGTCGTCATAGACGATCACCGCCGTCCGGCCATCCGCACCGCGGGCGGTGGCCCGATGGTGAGTTGTTTTTCCAGCGTCATTTTTGATTGCCTCAACTTTGACATTGAGCGGGATGCTACCCCCATTTTTGGCCGTCCAGAAACGTTCATTCGCCGGTCCCCGGTTAACCCGGAAATATTCGTGATTGCCGGGTGTGGCGATGACCGGGACGGTGCCGTTCACCCACGCAGGGGCGTCGTGCCATTCGCCCCACTCCGCATCGCGCTCATCTTGATTAATCAAATCCCCGGCATGAAGGGTGAAGGCTGCGCGGGGTGCATCGCGAAACGCTTCCCGAAAGACACGCGACCAATGCGTTTTGAGCTCGTTCTGGGCATCGCCGAAGTAAATAAACGTAAAGGGCTTCGGTTCAGCACTGGCAGTTCGAAAATGAAAAAACTCGCTCCAGTTTAACCCATCACCCACACGGTAGGTGTACAAGGTATCCGGAATGAGACTGGTAAAGTTTACCGTGTGATAATGGGCTTCATTGAGATCGCTGGTGAATGGAGTCGTCGTGGCATCGTGTTGAGCGGGCTTGAGAGCGCGGCCATTGCTGTTGGCAATGGCAAGTTCGGCGACGCCATTCGGAATCGAGATATCCGTACGCCACGTGACCGCCTGGGTCGTCGCCGGATCGCCGGTCCAGGTAAGGACAATCCGTTCGGGCAGCGGACTGGGCGCATGGGCTTGAGCTTCCGGGTAATGGGCCGGCTGCCAGTCCTTGTGACTGTGAGCGGCAAGGGATGCAGCGGAAAAGAAAGCGAGATAGAACAATCGGGTATGTTTCATAAGAAACAAAAAAAGCTATGCCTGTTGATGGGAATTTATACTGGCGACTGAAGCTTACTCACGAGCCCAGCGCAAGGCGGAGAATCCACCTAAGGAAAAAAATCACCCCGGCGAAACTTCGCCGGGGTGACAGGCAATTGGGTTAAAACTTAAACTCCATTCCGACGGTGTATTTGGGTCCCGGTATACTGGTATCCTCCACGAACGGGCGATACCCCTGATAGGAAACCAGAGGATCATCGGTAATGTTGGTCCCAGTGATATACACAAACATGCCTGGACGTATCCGTTGAGAGATCTCAAAATCTATCCGTTCTTGTTCGGCGAAGTATTCGTCGCTCTCGATATCACTTCCCAGGCCTTCTACATAGTCGCCGCGGAAGCGCCAGTCTACCCGCAAATTGAATCCAGACCAGGCGTAATCAAGCGTAGCGGTATAGATCTTATCAGAGAAACCCGGCAAGGTGAGATCGTCACGATCCGTGCGGTTGGGGATATTCGCTTTGCTATCGCTGAAGGTTGCACTGCCGCTAAGCGCCAAACCACTCAATGCACCCGGCAGAAAGTGTAATTGCTGGCGGGCAATCAGTTCGATTCCCTTGTTGGTCGCCGAGGTCCCGTTGACCGGTTGTTCATACTCAAAATCTCCACCGCCGGGCACCTCGACTGGAATTCCGTCCGAACCGATTACGTCGAATTCATAGACACGATCATAAGAAAAATTGGAGATATCCTTGTAGAAAACGCCTATAGAAAAGAGGCCCCCCTGATCGGTGTAATACTCCAGCTGAATGTCGAAGTTGTCTGATTCGGCAGGCTCGAGATCGGGATTACCGTCCTGGATATTTCCGTCCTCATCCTCCGAACGCCCGCGGGAAAGTTCGGAGAGCCGCGGCCGGCCGTAACTCTTGTTGTAACTCTCACGCAAAATGAGATTCTCCTTAAGTTCATGCCGCCCGTGCACACCCGGTAACCAGAATGCATAAGAGCTGCCTTGATGACCAGGCATCACGGAACCTTCTTCATCCAGGAAACTGACTACTTTGTTCCTGTTGCTCCATTCGACTTCCTCCCGGCGGATACCAAATATAAAGCTGTTAATACCTATTTCATAGGTGCCCATAACATAAGCGGCGAGGGTGTCTTCGGTTGCGTCGTAATCCGAAACATTACTGTCGATGTAAAACCTCTCCTCCTGGAATTCATACAGCTCGGGATTGTTTTTCAGCAAGTCCTTGGCGGCCTGGATGTCTACCTCAAAGTATCTTAGTTTGCCAAACAGCATCTCGTCGCCCGTATCATTGAGTACGGAAGCGAAAGGATAGTCATCCACTTCCATATCATAGCGATCCCGGGTCAAGTCTCTAAACATGTCGCTTTTCTTAAATTTGGCGCCCGTCTTCAAAGTCCAAACGCCTGTGTCGCCCGAGAAGGTTTTCTCCCAATCGATTCGCGCCTGTATGACATCTTCGTTGCTATGGCCGAAACTGTCCCGGAGTTCACCATCGTCCATCAGGCTCAGGTCTCTGGGATCCATAACGTCATCGTTAACAATATCCCACTCTACGACGCCCCGGTCGATATCAATAATTTTATAATTGATGATGAAATTCGGATCGGCGCTTCTATCCGTCCGCATATTCACCTCGGTGCTATCGGTGTCCACAAACTTATTCTTCGAGAAAAACAAGTCCCAAGTGAAGAGACTGTCGTCCTTCTCATGCCGGCCTCCGGTCGATAGGGTGTACAAGTCGTTTTCGTCATTATCAACCGTTCCAATCCAGCCAAAGGAGGCCCGGCTGCCGCCGAAATCATAGTTGGTATTCGGGTCGGTTCCCCCTCCACTGGTTTCGTTAAGGAAGGCATAGGTCTTCCGGCCGCCGTCCCGGTTCTGAAACCGGGTGTCGATGTCGGTGTCGGTTTCAAAACTCTCTCCATGGCGTTGAAAAAAGGTGTAGGACGGACGGAAATATAAGGAGTTGTTTTCATCGATCCGGTAATCGATGGACCCACTAATGGAGTAGTTTTCGGTTTCCCGGTTGTCGTATTCCCAGTGGCTGGATTCAAGAAACCACACCGGTTTGTCGTCGGGTAGATTCAGGTAGGCATTGTCACCGCCGGGAGTGACCTGGATCCAGTCTATGTCGGCATTGAGGGAATAGCGGTCCGTATCGTACCTGCCGAGGGTGAAACTGACCCCCAAATTATTCTCCCCGCCTCCTACGCTAAAAATGTCGGAGAAGGAAAATCTGGCTGAAGAACCCCATTTGTCGGGCTGTTCATTGAGGATACCAGCCAGTTTGAGACCCATCTCCCTGCCTTGGCGCTGGAAGGCGCTCCGGGTAACCAGGTTGACAATGCCCCCGATGGCATCGCCATCGCGGTCGGGGGTCGGGGCCTTGATCACCTCAATGTTGGTGACACCATCGGCCGCCAACTGCCGGGGATTAAAGGCGCGATTGTCGCCGCCCGAGGTGGGGATCCGGTTGCCGTCCACCTGGATGGAGTTATACTCGCCGGCAATCCCACGGATGTTGATAGCGCCCTGAGAACCATCCTGATCCTCGTCCACACTAAGGCCGGGCAGCCGTTGCAACGCCTGACCGATGTTTCCGTCCAGCATGGCACCGAATTGTTCTTCAGATACAATATTAATGATCCCGGCAGCGGTTTTTTGCTGATTGATGGCCCGCTCCTGTCCCACCACCTGCGGGACCACTATAAAACTTTCTAAATCGTAAATTGCGCTTGAGAGTCCGACTACGACTACCTGGGGTTGGCTGGCTGAGACATTCACCGTGGTAGTCGATTGCTCCAATCCAACGTAATAAACGGAGAGTTCCTGCGATCCGGCAGGTACACCGGAAAGAAAAAAGCGCCCCTCTTGGTCGGTGCGATCAACCGCGTTGGTGCCAATTACCCTTACGACAGCCCCTTGCAAAGAGCGGCCGGTAACTTCGTTATAGACCGTTCCGGAAATGTTGCCGTCATTGGATTGGCCGACGAGATCGGGAGAGCTGCCTACCAAGGCC containing:
- a CDS encoding tetratricopeptide repeat protein; amino-acid sequence: MKHSLIPKGLFVFMMIVSRSSGHDSPGHVIESLNNRMVEQGATAGLLIDRAFENQSLGNWDAVVEDCLAALEIEPDSRLAIIACTEALLQLDRLDEAESMTRYGIALDGHAQEKTPVYALLARILTRQDHHFEALEAWRAALRSPQPEIDWFLGEAESLGHLLRYKEQVDALSKARERNPSIVLHRAWIRALIDAGDFETALQEIEKGIANTRWKSSWLLLRARIHEQQKRHAEEADDARVALVEIQSRLNTDFPDPYLVKEVDRALAILNKGD
- a CDS encoding metallophosphoesterase gives rise to the protein MTHIRSFFIALAFTLNLPLWAMAGDLVRGPYLQQSTSASVVVVWRTEGESTPVLRYGDAPDALNQQIRGDAILLRVSADVNAPDNIPRLYKEPADEIASREASHDPSTTPNTYQYEAQVTGLKPGAKYYYAAYDGNQLLAGGDENHYFVTHRSIGSATDIRIWVVGDSGTGEEEQAMVHDAMRAYVNRTERAVDHYIHVGDMAYGDGTDLEFQDNFFAPYQLTLRNTVCWPALGNHEGHTSRGISGFGPYFDAYVVPTRGEVGGAPSGTEAYYSFDIDEVHFICLDSHDLDRSPDAAMAQWLRADLEQTKAKWMIAFWHHPPYTMGSHNSDREQQLIEMRENFMPILESGGVDLTLTGHSHIYERSMLMDGAYATPTTAHGVILDDGDGRIGGDGAYRKSKGLQPHQGSVSIVAGHGGAGISREGTMPVMREIILEHGSVILDIKDDTLTGTMLNKQGQIRDIFSLVKQGRVSPKRVKNPWQPINDSSLLTEIRLTFAKESIGTIPKGWKVVSGDMSDVRVIDESGKLLQAKAGQKDLFALYMPWNIFAFEYGTKLRLSGSDNKGAGLIFGFEDLQNYGRIFFDPQAGMIRVSRFVNGKETILAERKATVRSGQWLESEIEVIGGIIEVQFQNALDNDEIEFVLQGLAEFPQSPVGFYIPAKSTAEFQFFSIENNGSAR
- a CDS encoding fibronectin type III domain-containing protein translates to MKHTRLFYLAFFSAASLAAHSHKDWQPAHYPEAQAHAPSPLPERIVLTWTGDPATTQAVTWRTDISIPNGVAELAIANSNGRALKPAQHDATTTPFTSDLNEAHYHTVNFTSLIPDTLYTYRVGDGLNWSEFFHFRTASAEPKPFTFIYFGDAQNELKTHWSRVFREAFRDAPRAAFTLHAGDLINQDERDAEWGEWHDAPAWVNGTVPVIATPGNHEYFRVNRGPANERFWTAKNGGSIPLNVKVEAIKNDAGKTTHHRATARGADGRTAVIVYDDDDKIVEAGEGVTAMTGYSAQELLGTDFDRPPLADRLQNEGVPTVSSHWRPQFAFPVPADVPEGLEETCYYIDYQGTRFISLDSNQQRENQIPWLRRVLENNPNQWTILTFHHPIFSPAGDRDNRELRELWKPVLDQFSVDLVLSGHDHTYARTGALAADADLSNVPAGYQQAYDPEIGTVYVVSVSGPKLYAITKGDYAVRLAEDTQLYQVIDVAGDALHYKAYTATGQLYDAFSLKKRAGKPNDLLELLPTENRRAP
- a CDS encoding TonB-dependent receptor; the encoded protein is MKQTNSIFKELLTGLFGLALVGSSPDLVGQSNDGNISGTVYNEVTGRSLQGAVVRVIGTNAVDRTDQEGRFFLSGVPAGSQELSVYYVGLEQSTTTVNVSASQPQVVVVGLSSAIYDLESFIVVPQVVGQERAINQQKTAAGIINIVSEEQFGAMLDGNIGQALQRLPGLSVDEDQDGSQGAINIRGIAGEYNSIQVDGNRIPTSGGDNRAFNPRQLAADGVTNIEVIKAPTPDRDGDAIGGIVNLVTRSAFQRQGREMGLKLAGILNEQPDKWGSSARFSFSDIFSVGGGENNLGVSFTLGRYDTDRYSLNADIDWIQVTPGGDNAYLNLPDDKPVWFLESSHWEYDNRETENYSISGSIDYRIDENNSLYFRPSYTFFQRHGESFETDTDIDTRFQNRDGGRKTYAFLNETSGGGTDPNTNYDFGGSRASFGWIGTVDNDENDLYTLSTGGRHEKDDSLFTWDLFFSKNKFVDTDSTEVNMRTDRSADPNFIINYKIIDIDRGVVEWDIVNDDVMDPRDLSLMDDGELRDSFGHSNEDVIQARIDWEKTFSGDTGVWTLKTGAKFKKSDMFRDLTRDRYDMEVDDYPFASVLNDTGDEMLFGKLRYFEVDIQAAKDLLKNNPELYEFQEERFYIDSNVSDYDATEDTLAAYVMGTYEIGINSFIFGIRREEVEWSNRNKVVSFLDEEGSVMPGHQGSSYAFWLPGVHGRHELKENLILRESYNKSYGRPRLSELSRGRSEDEDGNIQDGNPDLEPAESDNFDIQLEYYTDQGGLFSIGVFYKDISNFSYDRVYEFDVIGSDGIPVEVPGGGDFEYEQPVNGTSATNKGIELIARQQLHFLPGALSGLALSGSATFSDSKANIPNRTDRDDLTLPGFSDKIYTATLDYAWSGFNLRVDWRFRGDYVEGLGSDIESDEYFAEQERIDFEISQRIRPGMFVYITGTNITDDPLVSYQGYRPFVEDTSIPGPKYTVGMEFKF